One Dromiciops gliroides isolate mDroGli1 chromosome 3, mDroGli1.pri, whole genome shotgun sequence DNA segment encodes these proteins:
- the LOC122746420 gene encoding 60S acidic ribosomal protein P1-like, giving the protein MAVSELACIYSALILHNDEVTVTEDKINALIKAAGVNVEPFWPGLFAKALNNVNIASLICNIAVGGPAPAAGGAAHAGGAAPASTAAPAEEKKKEEAKKEESEESDDDMGFGLFD; this is encoded by the coding sequence ATGGCTGTCTCCGAGCTCGCTTGCATCTACTCTGCTCTCATCCTTCACAACGATGAGGTTACGGTCACGGAGGATAAAATTAATGCCCTCATTAAAGCAGCAGGTGTAAATGTTGAACCATTCTGGCCTGGATTATTTGCAAAGGCCCTGAACAATGTAAACATTGCAAGTCTCATCTGCAATATAGCAGTAGGTGGACCTGCCCCAGCAGCTGGTGGTGCTGCCCATGCTGGAGGTGCTGCTCCTGCTAGCACAGCTGCCCCagctgaggagaagaagaaagaggaagcaaaaaaagaagagtctgaggagtctgatgatgacatgggctttggtctgtttgactaa